A window of Pomacea canaliculata isolate SZHN2017 linkage group LG3, ASM307304v1, whole genome shotgun sequence contains these coding sequences:
- the LOC112559937 gene encoding uncharacterized protein LOC112559937: MAPKIADLEEFVKKWAWDFFLKTRLKDHSRLRYEDVRLEVNWSRVKFISSQPEYSDSRLVDRPQSQVVFKSTYENMTDNEQDHSFQTERTTTSCCITSVTKGFTKGMHLELKLGLPDEVATATAGFGREVNMESTDENIKEETMTWTINSTIKVPPHHRTVAELVVHEKEYSAKFKMAVQVKGMVIVVITNLRDNNAFVQSVEGDLSEVIKNEKNIKDSNVTVENRTVTWEVEGVCQFRFGVEQHVRLQESPIGTS, encoded by the exons ATGGCACCCAAGATAGCAGACCTGgaggagtttgtgaagaagtgGGCTTGGGATTTTTTCTTGAAGACACGCTTGAAGGACCACAGCAGGCTTCGTTATGAGGATGTCAGGCTAGAGGTTAACTGGTCTCGTGTCAAGTTCATTAGTTCCCAGCCTGAGTATTCAGACTCTCGATTGGTTGACAGACCTCAGTCCCAAGTTGTCTTCAA GTCAACATATGAGAATATGACAGACAATGAGCAAGACCATTCATTTCAGACTGAGCGCACAACAACCTCTTGTTGTATCACTTCAGTTACTAAAGGGTTTACCAAGGGCAtgcacctagag CTTAAGCTAGGTCTTCCAGATGAGGTCGCTACAGCAACGGCTGGATTTGGGCGAGAAGTCAACATGGAGTCAACAGACGAAAATATAAAAGAGGAGACAATGACCTGGACCATCAACAGTACTATTAAG GTGCCACCACACCATCGCACAGTGGCTGAGCTGGTGGTGCACGAGAAGGAATACAGTGCCAAATTCAAGATGGCAGTGCAAGTCAAGGGCATGGTCATCGTTGTCATTACAAACCTACGTGACAACAATGCCTTTGTTCAGTCAGTTGAAGGTGACTTGAGCGAGGTGATCAAAAATGAGAAGAACATTAAGGATTCAAATGTGACCGTCGAAAATCGCACAGTGACCTGGGAGGTGGAAGGAGTATGCCAGTTCCGTTTTGGTGTGGAGCAACATGTCCGTCTGCAAGAGTCACCGATTGGCACATCGTAA
- the LOC112559939 gene encoding uncharacterized protein LOC112559939, whose amino-acid sequence MAADGERIATTGAVEKGEDKVIVTCLVDDLQVSGLVNKTVKNGSVSVTFGDSSLDMTAIVKGKNKETVFRKVVKKLPGPIMKDQCTWTVRKGKVIITLVKDEKASWAVQLSQRGLEQQSDEEDD is encoded by the exons ATGGCAGCAGATGGTGAAAGAATTGCAACAA CTGGTGCAGTAGAGAAGGGAGAAGACAAGGTCATAGTAACCTGCCTTGTAGATGACTTGCAAGTATCAGGACTTGTCaacaaaacagtcaaaaatGGATCTGTTTCTGTCACATTTGGAGACAG CTCCCTGGACATGACGGCCATTGTAAAagggaagaacaaagaaactgtttttagaAAGGTTGTAAAGAAACTACCAGGTCCTATCATGAAAGACCAGTGCACATGGACT GTTAGAAAGGGAAAGGTCATTATTACATTAGTGAAGGATGAAAAAGCATCATGGGCAGTGCAACTATCACAGCGAGGGCTGGAGCAGCAAAGTGATGAAGAAGACGATTGA